A region of Carassius auratus strain Wakin chromosome 11, ASM336829v1, whole genome shotgun sequence DNA encodes the following proteins:
- the LOC113110662 gene encoding keratin, type I cytoskeletal 19 — MSLKAPLLFRTTLAVSCIALSAFFSSLHPSIMSVYLHSSTSSVPRTVTSKSIITKTRGSSMASPQKAYSVYGGSLGGTTRISSYRVGGGYGGGYGFGGGHGGGYGAGFLVGGDSDLVRLNEKATMQNLNDRLASYLEKVRSLEAANATLERQIREYYEKKGPIAQRDYSHYWNTINDLKDKIKNATINNASILLQFDNSKLAVDDFRIKYEHELVMRQTVEADIANLRRLLDQTTLTKADLEMQIENLQDELAFMKKNHQEDLAALRSQLTGTVNVEVDAAPQQDLNRVLDEIRAHYENIIQKHRREQEDWFKDKTTVLHKEVSISTETIQTTKTQITDLRRTLQSLEIELQSQLSMKGALENSLADTEARYSAMLAGYQNQIDTLEAELSHMRASIEQQGRDYALLLDIKSRLEQEIATYRSLLENQDIKTQIPGGTVTISQGGTTTTTIHKTQHTF; from the exons ATGAGCTTGAAGGCACCACTCCTCTTCAGGACAACTCTAGCAGTTTCCTGTATTGCCCTCTCTGCATTCTTCTCATctctgcatccatccatcatgtcGGTCTATCTTCATTCGTCAACCAGTTCAGTTCCCAGGACTGTGACCTCAAAGTCCATTATCACCAAGACTCGGGGTAGTTCGATGGCCTCTCCACAGAAAGCCTACAGCGTCTATGGAGGTAGTCTGGGAGGAACCACACGCATCTCTTCCTACAGAGTTGGTGGAGGATATGGTGGAGGATACGGTTTTGGTGGAGGACACGGAGGAGGATACGGTGCTGGATTCTTGGTTGGAGGTGACAGTGATTTGGTCCGGCTGAATGAGAAGGCCACCATGCAGAACCTGAACGACCGTCTGGCGTCCTATCTGGAGAAGGTGCGCTCGCTGGAGGCTGCCAATGCCACTTTGGAGAGGCAGATCCGTGAGTACTATGAGAAGAAGGGGCCGATCGCACAGAGAGACTACAGCCACTACTGGAACACCATCAATGACCTGAAGGACAAG ATTAAAAACGCTACCATCAACAATGCCAGCATCCTCCTGCAGTTCGACAACTCTAAACTGGCTGTCGATGACTTCAGAATAAA GTATGAGCACGAATTGGTAATGCGTCAGACTGTGGAGGCTGACATCGCTAACCTGCGCCGCTTGCTGGACCAGACGACCCTGACAAAGGCCGACCTGGAGATGCAGATCGAGAATCTGCAGGATGAGCTGGCGTTTATGAAGAAGAACCACCAGGAG GACTTAGCTGCGCTGAGGTCACAGCTGACAGGCACAGTGAACGTAGAGGTGGATGCTGCTCCTCAGCAAGACCTGAACAGAGTTCTGGATGAGATTCGTGCTCATTACGAGAACATCATACAGAAACACCGCAGGGAACAGGAAGACTGGTTTAAAGACAAG ACGACAGTGTTGCACAAAGAAGTGTCCATCAGCACAGAGACCATACAAACAACCAAGACACAGATCACAGATCTACGACGCACCTTACAGAGTCTGGAGATCGAGCTACAGTCTCAACTCAGCATG AAAGGGGCACTGGAGAACTCACTGGCAGACACAGAGGCTAGGTACAGCGCTATGCTAGCAGGCTACCAGAACCAGATTGACACGCTGGAGGCTGAGCTTAGTCATATGCGGGCTAGCATTGAGCAGCAGGGACGTGATTATGCCTTATTGTTGGACATCAAGAGCCGCCTGGAGCAGGAGATTGCCACCTACAGGAGCCTCCTGGAAAATCAGGACATCAA GACTCAAATACCAG GTGGAACTGTCACCATCAGCCAAGgtggaacaacaacaacaacaatccacAAGACACAGCATACCTTCTAA
- the LOC113111316 gene encoding keratin, type I cytoskeletal 13-like — MSYPYSRTPSVYGGAGGRGTRISASPSSPRGFNLADGLDPSTDEKGTMQNLNNRLASYLEKVRSLEKANAELEQKIRERCENRPDVTFDHTIFLDPIKDLKNKIQLASQENATLILAADNAKLAADDFKLKYENELAMRRAIEADTANLRKLLDEFILRRSDLEIETEALNEELIILKRNHEEVRYMTHISHPCLSEQSSVWLYAHSVSLKNK; from the exons ATGTCTTACCCTTATTCCAGAACCCCAAGTGTTTATGGAGGAGCCGGTGGTCGAGGAACCCGGATCTCTGCATCACCTTCTTCACCAAGGGGCTTCAACCTAGCTGATGGTTTAGACCCGTCCACTGATGAGAAGGGCACCATGCAGAATCTGAATAACCGCCTGGCGTCCTACCTAGAGAAAGTGCGTTCACTGGAGAAGGCCAACGCTGAGCTGGAGCAGAAGATCAGAGAGCGGTGTGAAAATCGCCCTGATGTCACATTCGACCACACCATCTTCCTGGACCCCATCAAGGACCTGAAGAACAAA ATTCAGTTAGCTTCCCAGGAAAATGCCACATTAATCCTGGCTGCGGATAATGCCAAACTGGCAGCTGATGACTTTAAGCTAAA GTATGAGAATGAGCTGGCCATGCGTCGGGCCATTGAAGCCGACACCGCCAATCTGAGGAAACTTCTGGATGAGTTTATCTTGAGACGGTCGGATCTGGAGATAGAGACTGAGGCTCTGAACGAAGAGCTCATCATACTGAAGAGAAACCACGAGGAGGTACGATATATGACACATATTTCCCATCCTTGTCTTTCTGAACAGTCTTCGGTGTGGTTATATGCCCATTCTGTCTCATTAAAAAATAAGTGa